CGAGTGATTGATTCAATAACAGAATCCACCATGTCATCGCTGATCGCGATTTCGATTTTCACTTTTGGTAGAAAATCAACAACGTATTCAGCACCACGATAAAGTTCAGTGTGGCCTTTTTGACGACCAAAGCCTTTGACTTCAGTCACAGTGATGCCTTGAACACCGATTTCAGACAATGCTTCACGCACGTCGTCTAATTTAAAAGGTTTTACAATTGCAGTTACGAGCTTCATGTTTGTTTTCCTTCGGCTTATTTCACCAGTAAGGTTTTATGTTCAAATTTCATGCCAAGATCTCTAAGGTCGGGGGAAATTAGAAAGCTCGACATGTCGTTTCTTTATACCTTATTTTAACCCTTTAAATTGTTCGAATTTAAAAAAAATGTTGATTTTTATGTGGAGATTTTCAATATAAGCGATCGGTTAAACCCATATTTTGTCTGAAACACTATGGGCTGCACTTGAGCAATGCTACACTGTGCTTTCAATTTTTTTAGCTTTGGGAATCCCCATGATCGAAACCCTATTAGAAGCGATTTTGCAGCAGGTTGAACAACCGAAAAAAGACTTAGAAAAAAATCTACGTGCGTTGCTTAAAGAAGCAGTTACAAAAATGGATCTAGTTTCTAAGGATGAAATTGAACGACAAAAACAAGCATTGAATAATGCCAATTTACGTCTCAATGAATTACTAAAACAGGTTTCTGAACTCGAACAGCGCATTGCGAACAAAAAATAAGCACACTTAAAGTGCATAAAAGACAAGACACCAATAAAAATAATGCACCATAACGGAACAATAAAATGTCTTTTGCAAAAATTTATACCCGAGGTCTACTCGGGTTGCATGCACCTCTCATTGAAGTTGAGGTACATGTCAGTCAGGGAATGCCCTCTTTAACCATTGTTGGACTAGCAGAAGCCGCGGTACGAGAAAGTAAAGACCGTGTCCGTTCTGCCATTTTAAATAGTGGTTTTCAATTTCCAACCAAACGCTTAACCATTAACTTAGCACCCGCTGATCTACCCAAAGATGGTTCAAGACTAGATTTACCGATTGCCCTTGGAATCTTAATCGCATCTGGGCAACTCCCTGAACATTGCACGGACGGATTAGAGTTTGTAGGAGAGCTAGCCTTAGACGGTCAGCTTCGCCCTGTGACAGGTGTACTCAGTATTGCGATTGCCTGCCAACAACAGCAGCACACGTTAATATTACCTAGCCCAAATGCAGAAGAAGCCTGCCAACTTCCCGATTTTAAAGTTTATGGGGCTAATCATCTAAAAGAAGTCTGCGATCACTTAAGCGATGCTGCTCGACTCACTGAATTTCAAACTCAGCAACACACGGTCCAATATGCCTATAAATTTGATTTAGCCGATGTTAAAGGACAATTACGTCCACGACGGGCATTAGAAATTGCTGCTGCCGGCGGACATTCATTACTGTTTAAAGGGCCTCCCGGGACAGGTAAAACATTATTGGCTTCTCGTTTAGCCAGTATTTTGCCGCCACTCAATACTCAAGAAAATTTAGAGGTTGCGAGTATTTATTCCATTGCCAATGCTCAACATCCTTTTGGACAAAGACCTTTTCGAGCACCACATCACACTGCATCTGCGATCGCACTTGTCGGTGGTGGTTCTCATCCAAAACCAGGTGAAATCACTTTGGCACATCTGGGCGTTTTATTTTTAGATGAACTCCCTGAATTTGATCGTAAAGTATTAGAAGTTTTAAGACAACCTTTAGAATCTAAAGAAATTGTGATTTCCCGAGCATCACGTCAAATCACTTTCCCTGCAAATTTTCAATTAATTGCAGCAATGAATCCCTGCCCTTGTGGATATGCCTTTAACCATGATGTTCGTTGCCAATGTTCGCCAGAACAAATCAAGCGTTATCAAAACCGAATTTCAGGACCTTTATTAGATCGAATAGATTTGCATATTGATGTACCCCCTTTGCCAGCAAAAGAATTACAAAGCCAGCAAGCCACTGAAAACTCAGAAACCGTACGTCAACGTGTGATACAGGCTTATGAACGGCAAATGCAGCGGCAAAATTGCTTAAACATGAGTTTAAGCCCGAAACAGCTTGAGCAGTATGCTGAACTTAATACCGAGGCTGCCAAAATGATTGAATTAGCTCAGCAGAAACTTGATTTATCTGCCCGTGCCTATCATCGGGTACTTCGTGTCGCGAGAACCATTGCCGATTTAGCAGAAAGTGAGGCCATTCAGAGTCTTCATTTATCTGAAGCATTGTCTTATCGAAGCCAAATTCCACAGATATAAAAAAGCGACCTAAAGGCCGCTTTTTTTATAATTTTACTTAGAAGCCGTAGCTTAGACCAAAGACTACTTTGTTGTTTTGTTTGATATCCATACGGTCATAACCACCTAAAATGTAATTTACACTTGCAGTCACGCCTGTATCAGCAATAGATTTGCTTAAGCCAATGTCGAAATGGCGGAAACCAAAAGTATCCGTTGCTTCGATTGGGCCATTTTTGTCATAGATATACAAACCTAATGCTGTATCTAAGCTAAAATCATGTGGTAAAGCATAGCTGTATGTACCTTTGATATATGTATCTCCAGCATTACCCCAATCAAGATCTTCTAATAATGTTTGTACAGTTACTCCAAAGTCTTTATAGCTTAAACCTAACATTGTTTCGAAGCCGTTAGAGCCTGTGTTACCGATGTCATAGTAATAATAATAAGTTAAGCCAACGGTATAGCCTAAATCTTCATTGATCGAGCCGTTGTAACCTGCGTAGAAATCATTTTCAAATTCTGAACCATTGTCTGAACCATAATCGAGTGTTGAACCCCACCAACCTGCATAAAAACCAGAAGCGTGGCTATAATCTAACCCCCCGTTAATTGTTGCGCCTTTATTCTCAGGGCCATTTGTAATACCACGAAGGTTATAGCTAGAAAGAATACCAATGTTTCCAGAGAAACTATGTTCAGATGGTGCTTCTTCTGCAAAAGTAAAAGTAGATGTAGAAGCAACTGCTGCAAGAGCTAAGGCTTTCAATGTAAATTTCATTATTCGTTTCCCCCGACCGTCCAGAGACGTTTTTTTATGGTCATTTGATTAACTCAATCTAGACTTTGCAATTGCTATGCCAAAATTTTTAGCTCTTAGTTTTAATTAATTTATTTCTTTTTTATTTCAACATAATATTTTGATTTTTAATTATTTTTTTATTTTTCAACATTTACTTCAACTCTTCAGGCTTACTCTTAGACCTAAAAAATACATCCTTTTTCTCATTCATCATCATCTACATATTTATTTACAACTTGCATCCAAATGAGTCTATTTTTTGTGCAATTTCATTTTTTTGCTTTTAAACAGTGCATAACAAATAGTCAAACCATTGATCTCATGAGTATGAGGAAGTACATATCTCTAATTTGCTTGCTAAAAGATTTATATTTTGAAATGAGGATTAGTGTCGTTTACCAATATTTACATTTGATTAAAATCAATCCGATAAACGGTTGAATATTTTGTATGGCTTTGTGATCAGTTCCTCATTCTTATTTAATATTAATTAATTATCTTAAATACACACAAGACATTGGTTTTTTTACCATTTTTTATAATTTAATTTTGAAAGCCTTGTGTTTACAAGAATACAGAAAAGTAAAACTTAAAAATAATGCATAACTTTAGTTTAACTTGACGGTCAAAAACGATATTTTTTTTCAGTTTGCTTATACAATTCTTCTTAAATATCTGCATTCACGTTTTCTTATGAATGCCTATCTTTAAAATATGATGAGGCTCTCTCCTGATGTTAAACGCTCAGAAACTCACTTTAGCAGTATTAGTTCAAGCTGCTTTAGTATCGACAGCATATGCAAGTGAACAAAGTGAAGCAAAAGGCTTCGTAGAAGATGCTGAAGGATCTGTACTTTTCCGTACTGGCTACATTAGCCGTGATAAAAAAGACGTAAATCCTGGTAGCGATACAAGCTCTGCAGCGCAATCTGCGATAGTTGAATTGAAATCAGGCTTCACTAAAGGTGTTGTTGGTTTCGGTGTAAATGCGGTTGGTGATGCATCATTTAAATTGGGTAAAAACAAACATGCTGGCAATGGCATGATCCCACGTGAAAACGGCATCGTCGATGGCAAGCTTACTTCTGGCGCAGGTGACAGTTACGATCACTGGGCACGTGGTGGTGCAAGCGTAAAAGCACGTGTGTCAAACACGACTGTTGAATATGGTACTCAGGTCTTAGATCTACCTGTTCTAGCATCAAATACTGCACGTATGGTGCCTGAATATTTTACTGGTGTACTTGCAACAAGCCGTGAAATTAATGGTCTAGAGTTGACTGCGGGTAAATTCACGAAGAACCAATATTCAGATCAAATCTCAACTGACAGCAACAACTTAGACCGTGCTGTGGTTTGGGGAGCAAAATACAAAGTTAATGATCAGCTAAATACGTCTTATTATGGATTAGATAGCAAAGATACATTGCAACGTCATTATGTAAATGCAAACTATGCAATGCCTTTAGCTAATAAAGATACGTTGACTTTAGATTTCAGTGGTTATCACACTAAATTTGAAGAAGGTAGTCGTTCTAATATTGCTACATTAACTGAAGATAAATCCAACTCGATTTGGGCAATTTCAGGAACTTATAATACTGGTGCACACAACGTGATGTTGGCTTACCAACAAAACACCGGTAGCATTGGTTATGATTACGGCAATAACGCTGATGGTGCACAAAGTATTTATGTACCGAACTCATATCTTTCAGATTTCATCGGTAAACATGAGAAATCTGCTCAAGTTCAGTATAGCTACAACTTTGCCGATCAAGGTCTTGCAGGTTTGAACTGGACGTCTGCATTTGTT
This window of the Acinetobacter sp. NCu2D-2 genome carries:
- the glnK gene encoding P-II family nitrogen regulator, whose product is MKLVTAIVKPFKLDDVREALSEIGVQGITVTEVKGFGRQKGHTELYRGAEYVVDFLPKVKIEIAISDDMVDSVIESITRVASTGKIGDGKIFVTNLEQVIRIRTGETGADAV
- a CDS encoding accessory factor UbiK family protein, encoding MIETLLEAILQQVEQPKKDLEKNLRALLKEAVTKMDLVSKDEIERQKQALNNANLRLNELLKQVSELEQRIANKK
- a CDS encoding YifB family Mg chelatase-like AAA ATPase, which gives rise to MSFAKIYTRGLLGLHAPLIEVEVHVSQGMPSLTIVGLAEAAVRESKDRVRSAILNSGFQFPTKRLTINLAPADLPKDGSRLDLPIALGILIASGQLPEHCTDGLEFVGELALDGQLRPVTGVLSIAIACQQQQHTLILPSPNAEEACQLPDFKVYGANHLKEVCDHLSDAARLTEFQTQQHTVQYAYKFDLADVKGQLRPRRALEIAAAGGHSLLFKGPPGTGKTLLASRLASILPPLNTQENLEVASIYSIANAQHPFGQRPFRAPHHTASAIALVGGGSHPKPGEITLAHLGVLFLDELPEFDRKVLEVLRQPLESKEIVISRASRQITFPANFQLIAAMNPCPCGYAFNHDVRCQCSPEQIKRYQNRISGPLLDRIDLHIDVPPLPAKELQSQQATENSETVRQRVIQAYERQMQRQNCLNMSLSPKQLEQYAELNTEAAKMIELAQQKLDLSARAYHRVLRVARTIADLAESEAIQSLHLSEALSYRSQIPQI
- a CDS encoding TorF family putative porin — protein: MKFTLKALALAAVASTSTFTFAEEAPSEHSFSGNIGILSSYNLRGITNGPENKGATINGGLDYSHASGFYAGWWGSTLDYGSDNGSEFENDFYAGYNGSINEDLGYTVGLTYYYYYDIGNTGSNGFETMLGLSYKDFGVTVQTLLEDLDWGNAGDTYIKGTYSYALPHDFSLDTALGLYIYDKNGPIEATDTFGFRHFDIGLSKSIADTGVTASVNYILGGYDRMDIKQNNKVVFGLSYGF
- a CDS encoding OprD family outer membrane porin, translated to MLNAQKLTLAVLVQAALVSTAYASEQSEAKGFVEDAEGSVLFRTGYISRDKKDVNPGSDTSSAAQSAIVELKSGFTKGVVGFGVNAVGDASFKLGKNKHAGNGMIPRENGIVDGKLTSGAGDSYDHWARGGASVKARVSNTTVEYGTQVLDLPVLASNTARMVPEYFTGVLATSREINGLELTAGKFTKNQYSDQISTDSNNLDRAVVWGAKYKVNDQLNTSYYGLDSKDTLQRHYVNANYAMPLANKDTLTLDFSGYHTKFEEGSRSNIATLTEDKSNSIWAISGTYNTGAHNVMLAYQQNTGSIGYDYGNNADGAQSIYVPNSYLSDFIGKHEKSAQVQYSYNFADQGLAGLNWTSAFVYGWDIETPTKDDAQEREFFNQVKYTVQSGFAKDASLRVRHSYYRADDAYNDIYMADTNEWRIFLDIPVKLF